From Xanthomonas sp. 10-10:
GACCCGGGTCGCCATAGACTTCCGGCACCGCGATGCCGCGGTCCAGCAGAAATTGACGGGTCTTGGGCCCGCGCACCGCTCGCACGTCGAGCGTGCTGAAGGTATTGCGCTCGGCCGGAATCTTGCCGTTGATGCCGCTGCCCCAGACGGTGTCGCCATCCTTGGCAAAGTGCAGCACCGAACCGATCGCGATCAGCTTTTTGCTGAGATCGCGCTTCTCGATCAGCGTCTTGTCCTGCAGGGAAAGCACACAGGACACGATCACCTTGGACAGGTGATCCCCCATGTTGACGCCAGCGTTCTTCGGCTGCCACCAGAACAATGCGCGACGTTCTGCGTGTTCTATCCACTTCTGCAGCAAAGCGTTGGCCATAAAGGGAGGTCTCCTGTCTTGAACGGGCGAGGTGCGCTGCATCAATGCGAGAGCGCGGCCTCCGAGGAAGCACGCGCGGCTGCGCCGGTGTGCTGCGGATACAAACGGGTTTCCGGATACGCGGCTGGATCCAGTACACGGTCGGTGGTGTCGGACCAGTTCAGACACTGGCGGTAACGCACATGCGGCGCGTCCAGCGCCTGCCCGATTGCAGCGACGATCGAATCGGCATTGCCGGGCGTATAACCAAAGCGCGACTGCTGGTACGGCCCGACCACTGCATTCGGACACACCGCAGGCAACCCGAAAAAGTCGTACTGCAACAGCTTCATCGAGCTATCGGCCAGATACACCGGCACTTGTTCCGACGCATACGGCGCGATGCCGAACCGCGCGTGCTTGATATAGCCGATCGTCTCGACGTGCTTCATTTCACCATAGACCACGACATTGTCGCCGTAGCCCGGGTGGCGCCCCATGCCCGACCCGATCACATGAAACGTGACCTGCGGAAACGCCTTGCTGGCAACGACGAAGAAGTCCGGATCGAACAGCATCGACCCCACCGCCACCGCATGGATTCCTTCGCCATACGGCGACGGATCGCCCAGCTGATCCAGGTTGTGATCCACGCCATGCCCGACGTGATAGACGTTATCGCGGCTTGCGATCTCTTCGGCCATGGCCGGCGACACCAGCGCGATGACGTCCAGGGTGGGCGCAACCCGGTCGAACTCGCGTTCGATATAGGACGCAACATTGATCGTGCTCAATCCATCGGAGGCGCGATACACCAGCTTGGCGGTGGGATTGGTGCGCTTGGCCAGTTCGATGAAGGCCACGGCAATGCCGCTTTCGAACACGATGACATCCGCCTCGCGCATCCAGTCCAGCAGTTGCCTGGGGGGATGTGCGGCATACCAGCGGAACATCGCGTCTTCGACAGACTGCAGCCACGTCCGACGCGTATTGAACGGATGCACGGTGGTGCGCCAGAGATAGCATTCCACGCCCTTGTGCGACACCACGGTGTTGGCGGTGTCGTCCAGCGGCAGCCGCATATCGCCCTTCATCCGCGACAACCGGCTGTAACGCAGCGAGAAAAATCGCGTCGTCCCGCGCAGCGCAAGCTGATCGGTGATGAAGTGGATGTTGGCGCGGCGCGGGGTGCGGTAATCGTGTGCGGACAAGACCAGATAGCAAGGCCGGCGAATGCCGGAAGCAGCGGCGGCGGGTGTGTCGCTCATGGGCCGTGTCCTATGAATGAGTGAGAGAAAGCATGCCCGAATGCAGGCGAAGACGATGTCGATCTCATCGACGCGCCTTGGCCTGACTCAACAACTTGCGGATGTTGACGATGGAGATCACGTCGCGACGGAACGACGGCCAGATACCCAGCATCAGCAGGCAGACTGCAGCCATCGCCGCTGCACCTGCGGCCAATTGCTGCCATAGCGGGCCGCCGACGCTGATCGAGGCGTAATACGCGCAGGCGCCGGCGACGCCGTAAGCCACCATCGCGCGTACTGCATTGGTGAACAGCATGCCCACCGGCGTATCGGAAATCTTGCCGACCCAGACCAGCGACATCGGCCAGGTCACCAGCAGGCCGAACGAATAACCGATGGCCACCCCCATCGCCCCCCAGCGCGAACCGACGAAGATGCAGGCGATCAGCACGATGCGGCTGACCAGCGAGAACAGCAATTGCTCGCGCATCAAACCGCGCGCCAGGAACACCCAATACGTGGCGTAGGACGCAGTCTGGAAAATACCGCCCAACGCGAGCACCTGGAACAAGGGCACTGCCTCGCGCCACTGTTCGCCCAGTACCAGAACGATCAACGGCATCGCCACCGCACAGGCGAACGAGAACAGCGCCACGATCAGATGCACCATCACCGTCTGCCCGCGCAGCAGAAACGCACTGAAACGCTCGCGATCGTCCTGCAACTGCGACAGCACCGGCAACGCCACGCTGGTCGCCGGTGCATTGATCTGGTTCAACGGCATCATCAGCAGCTGGAATGCGCGGTTGTACAGACCCAGCGCATCGGGCCCGGCGCGCCAGCCGATGATCACCTGCCCCACATTGCGGCTGGCATATCCCAGCAACTGCGCCGCCATCAGGTTCCAGCCGAAACTCATGAAATCACGCATCGGTGCGGAACGTTGATAGCCGCCGGGCAGCCAGCGTGCGCAGCTGCCCGCGATCACCAGGTTGACCACCGCCTGCACCACTTGTTGCACCACCAGCGCCCAATAGCCCCAGCCCAGCAGCGCGGCGGCCACGGCCGCACCCAGCCCCAACACCTGCGAGCCCACATCGCTCAGTGCCACCTGCCCAAAGCGCAGCCCACGGCTCAGATGCGCGCGGTATTGGGTGGTCATGCCGTTGATCAGGAACGTCACCGCAAGCGCTTGCGAGATCGTGACCAGTGCCGGCTCTTTGTAGAAGTTGGCGATCAGATGCGCCGATGCGAACACCACCACCGACAACGCCAGGCCGATACCGCTATTGATCCAGAACAGGTTGTCGCGTTGTTCGCGGCTGACGTGCTTGGCCTGCACGGCAGCGGCAGACAGCCCGAAATCGCGCAGGATCTCGGCGGCACCGACAATCGCGGTGACCATCGCCATCAGGCCGTAGTCGTATGGCGTCAGCAGCCGCGCCAGCAGGATGATGCCGCCGAACTGCACGACCATCTTGGCCGACTGGCCGAGCATGGTCACCGCGGCCCCGCCGGCAGCGCGCGAGCCGAGGCTGCGCTGCGGAGGCGGTGTCGGAGAGGACGTCGTGGGGGGCTGGGCGGTCACAGTGCAGCGTCCCCATCCTTGCCCAGCGCGTCGAGGTAGGCGCGGTAGTGCAGCTGCCCGATGCGCGGCCAATCGCGTTGCGACAGATCCGGCGCCGGCCCGCGCGGTGCGCAGCGCACCGTATCCAGCATGCCGGTCAACAGCGCCGCGTCGAACTCGCCTTGGTAGAGAAACACCCAGCCTGGCCCCACTTCTTCGGCAATCGCCGCGTTGGATTCGCTCCACGGCGCCAGCACCGGGCGCGCCAACGACAACGCCAGCAGCAGCGTGCCGGAGTTGTGCATCTGCCGGTATGGCAACACCACCAGCTCGGCTTGGCTGACCTCGCGCGCCAGCACCGGCTCTTCGACATAGGCGAGCAATGCGCTGATGCGCGGATCCTGCGCGCTGGCCTCTTCTACCAGCGTGCGCATCTGCGGCGTGGCCGGGTTACCGACGATGCGCAGGCTCAAGCGTGGGTCGCCCACCTCGCGCATGACCTCCAGCAGCGTTTCCACGCCCTTGTACGGACGGATCAGCCCGAAATGCAACAGCCGCCCCGGTACCGTGCTGCCTTGGGGCATCGTCGCGAACCAGTCGCGGTAGTGGCCGTGCAGGATGGTGTCGGTAAACGGCGGGCGCGCCGGCGTGGTGGCGTTGATGCGGATCCAGCGACGCGTCAGGCGATCGACCCAGCGCAACAGGCTGCGCTCGCGCCAACCGCGATCTTCGTGCGGGGCCAGGTTGTGCAAGGTGCGCACCACCGGCGTGCCGGTGAGCTGCAACTTCAACAGCAGCAACGCCGCGCAAAACTGCTTGGCCAGCGTGCCCACGGCGCTGGGATGGCGCAGCAGGTATTCGGGCCAGTGCAGATGCAGCACGTCGTAGCGCGACAGCAAGGCAGCGCGCATCGAGAAGAAGCGCGGGTGCACCGCGTCGGGCAGCGCGTCGTAGAGCTGGGTCAGGTACGGGTTGGTGCTGGCGTTGGGCTTTTCGGTGGAAAACAACACCGTGACCTGCGGCCTTGCGGCCGCGCGTGTCGTCTGTGCGGATGCAAGCGCGCTCATCGCAGCGTCTCCTGCGGGCGCGGCGTGCCAAGTGCACTGTGGTACTCGTCGATGTAGCGACCCACCACATGCTTCCAGTCGTAGCGGCTCACATAGGCCATCGATGCCGCACGACGCGCTGCGAAGTCGCCATCGGCCGTCAGTGCGAGCGCCTGCACCTGGTCGGCCGCCGCCTCGATCCTGTCGCGGTTGACGATCACCCCCTGCCCCGACTCGCTGGCCAGCCGCACGAACGGCGGGATATCGCTGAGGATCGGAATCAGGCCCGCACTCATCGCCTCCACCGCAGCAATGCCAAACCCTTCATGGCGCGACAGACAGACGAAGAACTGCGCCTGCTGCATCAACGCGCGCAGCTGTTCCTGCGACGGCGACATGCTCAGCTGCACCTTGTCCTGCAAGCCGCGCTCGGCGATCGCCTTGCGCAAGTCGGCCTCGTTCAAATCGTATTCGCGGCCGGCGATGATCAGCTGCCACTGCGGATCGCGCGCGAGCATCGCCTTCAGCAGCTCCAGCGTCTCGATCAGCCCCTTGTTGACCGACCAGCGTCCGAAGTAAAGCATCGTCCGCCCCGGCGCGGCCGCGCCCTGCCCCGCATATTTCTGCACGTCCACGCCGTTTTCGATCACCCGCAAGCGGGCCGGCGATACCACCTTGGCAAACAGGTCGCCATCGTTTTCGCTGGTTGCGATCACCCGCGCATACGCCAATGCAGAGGTGCGCGTGAGGGTCTGGAACCACAGCTGTTTCATGCGCGACGCATACGCGGTGTGGAAGAACCCACCGTGCGTGGACACCACCATCGGCTTGCCGTGCAGCGGCTTGGTCAACGCCAGATAATCGTAGAAAAAATCGATCCCGTGCAGATGCACCACATCTGCCGAACCAATCGCGCCCAGCACCGACGGCGCAAACGGATAGCGCGACGAACCGCGATAGCCGATCCGCCGGATCGGCAGACCTTGATGGGTCTCCTGCGGCGCAAGCTGCGCATCCGGATCGGTGAACACCCGATCCAGCGTCACCACTTCCACCGTATCGGCGCTAGTGGCCTGATGCTGGCGGGCAACGTTGAGGACGACCTCTTCCATGCCTCCGATCGAGGGATGGAATTGGCGGACGACATGCACCACTTTCATTACGCCAATCTCCTGTACCAGCCGCGCGCACGCAGGTGCCGCGACAGCTGATGATTCTTGAACTGCGTCATTGACTCTTCAACCCCAACATCCATGGCGCGCTACGTACCAGCACAGCGCGCATCGGCACCGCGCAGGCGATCGCAACTGCGCTGAGCCCCATCGCCCACATCGGGGTTCCGACAAGGCCGGGATCGATCACCCCGGTGCGTGCAACCACGCTGGTGACCACCAGGAACACCAGCGTATGCGTACACAAGATCAGCAAGGTGTTTGTGCCGATCCATTGCACCCACTGCCAGTCCCGGACGAAGTACGCGACGCACAGCGTTATCGCAGTCCCCAGCAGACTCACCAGCAGGAACAACGCGGCCGATTGCCCGAACAGCAGGTTATTCACGTCGACCTGCCCGTTCACTGAGGCCAGCAGCCACCAGGCCGTTGCGACGACGGGCAGCCCCAGTGCCCACACCCATGCCCCGAGCGCGCGTAGCGTATCGGCAAAGCGCGACAGCCAGCCACCCACCGCGATGAAGAACAAGGCGATCGGCAACACGTCCAACGCAAGCGGCAAGCGCAACTGCAACGAGGGAAACCATCCCGCCCATGCCAATGCGATCGGCAAGCTGAGCGCCGCTACCACCGTCGTGCTCAAACGCGCACGCAGTGCAATGTAGGCCAGCGTTGTGACAAACAAGGCCGGTAAAAACCACAATGCCGGCAACACGTAGAGGCGCGTGCCGTTGGCCCAGAACACGCCGAGAAACGGGTCCCACCACGCGCGCGCGCCGGGCTGCCCGAACGCATGGTTGAGCACCGCCGTCAGGAGCCAGAGCCCATAGGCCACCAGGAAAAACGCCAGATACGGGATCAACAGCGTCCGCGCCAGCTTTTTCACCGTCGACACATTCAACCCGCGACGCCCGAAACGTTCGCCGACCCAGCCGGAGAGCACAAAAAACAACGGGACATGGAAACTGTAGGCAAACAGCTTGTAGGCCGGCGGCATGCCGCTTGCGTGCCCCAGCACCACCAGCACGATGGCCAACGCCTTGGCCGCATCGATCTGCCAATCGCGGGCCAGCGCCGGCGCCCGACCGGGGGTTGCCACGCTCGTGTCGTGCTCGCCGCGCGGGAAAGAAGGAGCAGTCGTCATGCCGCGGCGCCGGTCATGCCGCCACCGTGCGCGCACCCAGGGCCCAGGGGGCAAAACGCATCAACACCCAGCGCATGGGCACGCAGGCGACCAGCGCAAAGACCGTCACGAAAAGCGCCCAACCCAGGCCCGGCCGCCCTGCACCGAATCCACCGGCTACTGCCGCAACGCCGGACAGAACGAAGAACACCAGCATATGCGTGCACAGGATCAGCAAGGTGTTGCGGCCGATCCACTGCACCCACGCCCAACTCTGCACCAGCCGCGCCGCGCAGATCACCATCAACGACCCCAGCACCGCACTGAGCAGGAATACCGCATGATCGCGCCCGAAGCCGAGCATGTTGACGTCGACACGCCCGTTGCGTTGCGCCAACCACGCAACCGCAACCGCCAATGCCAAGGTCACCAGCGCACTGACCGGCAACGAGGTCGGCAGACGCGGCGACACGTAGATCAACAAGGCACCGAGCGCGTAGAAGCACAACGACACCGGTAGCACATCGAGACCGAAAAAAAACCGCACTCCCTGCGCCGGGAACCAGTTCATCCAGAACCACGCCAGCACCAGCGATACAGCCGCAATCGCCAACGGGGGCAGTACGCGCCGCAGCACCACATAGCTCACCACGGTTACCAGCATCACCGGCA
This genomic window contains:
- a CDS encoding glycosyltransferase family 1 protein, which produces MSDTPAAAASGIRRPCYLVLSAHDYRTPRRANIHFITDQLALRGTTRFFSLRYSRLSRMKGDMRLPLDDTANTVVSHKGVECYLWRTTVHPFNTRRTWLQSVEDAMFRWYAAHPPRQLLDWMREADVIVFESGIAVAFIELAKRTNPTAKLVYRASDGLSTINVASYIEREFDRVAPTLDVIALVSPAMAEEIASRDNVYHVGHGVDHNLDQLGDPSPYGEGIHAVAVGSMLFDPDFFVVASKAFPQVTFHVIGSGMGRHPGYGDNVVVYGEMKHVETIGYIKHARFGIAPYASEQVPVYLADSSMKLLQYDFFGLPAVCPNAVVGPYQQSRFGYTPGNADSIVAAIGQALDAPHVRYRQCLNWSDTTDRVLDPAAYPETRLYPQHTGAAARASSEAALSH
- a CDS encoding acyltransferase family protein, translating into MNSAATVSSSVATDAGVRIAAGGRARDPRIDAAKAIAILLVVFCHAKGVPHGMTLFAYSFHVPLFFLVSGWLAAGYASRTTSMTQTITKQARSLLLPYVTFYLLGYAYWLLTRNIGEKAARWGSHPWWEPIVSLFTGIGPDLYVQPPLWFLPVMLVTVVSYVVLRRVLPPLAIAAVSLVLAWFWMNWFPAQGVRFFFGLDVLPVSLCFYALGALLIYVSPRLPTSLPVSALVTLALAVAVAWLAQRNGRVDVNMLGFGRDHAVFLLSAVLGSLMVICAARLVQSWAWVQWIGRNTLLILCTHMLVFFVLSGVAAVAGGFGAGRPGLGWALFVTVFALVACVPMRWVLMRFAPWALGARTVAA
- a CDS encoding glycosyltransferase family 4 protein translates to MKVVHVVRQFHPSIGGMEEVVLNVARQHQATSADTVEVVTLDRVFTDPDAQLAPQETHQGLPIRRIGYRGSSRYPFAPSVLGAIGSADVVHLHGIDFFYDYLALTKPLHGKPMVVSTHGGFFHTAYASRMKQLWFQTLTRTSALAYARVIATSENDGDLFAKVVSPARLRVIENGVDVQKYAGQGAAAPGRTMLYFGRWSVNKGLIETLELLKAMLARDPQWQLIIAGREYDLNEADLRKAIAERGLQDKVQLSMSPSQEQLRALMQQAQFFVCLSRHEGFGIAAVEAMSAGLIPILSDIPPFVRLASESGQGVIVNRDRIEAAADQVQALALTADGDFAARRAASMAYVSRYDWKHVVGRYIDEYHSALGTPRPQETLR
- a CDS encoding acyltransferase family protein; its protein translation is MRARWRHDRRRGMTTAPSFPRGEHDTSVATPGRAPALARDWQIDAAKALAIVLVVLGHASGMPPAYKLFAYSFHVPLFFVLSGWVGERFGRRGLNVSTVKKLARTLLIPYLAFFLVAYGLWLLTAVLNHAFGQPGARAWWDPFLGVFWANGTRLYVLPALWFLPALFVTTLAYIALRARLSTTVVAALSLPIALAWAGWFPSLQLRLPLALDVLPIALFFIAVGGWLSRFADTLRALGAWVWALGLPVVATAWWLLASVNGQVDVNNLLFGQSAALFLLVSLLGTAITLCVAYFVRDWQWVQWIGTNTLLILCTHTLVFLVVTSVVARTGVIDPGLVGTPMWAMGLSAVAIACAVPMRAVLVRSAPWMLGLKSQ
- a CDS encoding glycosyltransferase produces the protein MSALASAQTTRAAARPQVTVLFSTEKPNASTNPYLTQLYDALPDAVHPRFFSMRAALLSRYDVLHLHWPEYLLRHPSAVGTLAKQFCAALLLLKLQLTGTPVVRTLHNLAPHEDRGWRERSLLRWVDRLTRRWIRINATTPARPPFTDTILHGHYRDWFATMPQGSTVPGRLLHFGLIRPYKGVETLLEVMREVGDPRLSLRIVGNPATPQMRTLVEEASAQDPRISALLAYVEEPVLAREVSQAELVVLPYRQMHNSGTLLLALSLARPVLAPWSESNAAIAEEVGPGWVFLYQGEFDAALLTGMLDTVRCAPRGPAPDLSQRDWPRIGQLHYRAYLDALGKDGDAAL
- a CDS encoding lipopolysaccharide biosynthesis protein; this translates as MTAQPPTTSSPTPPPQRSLGSRAAGGAAVTMLGQSAKMVVQFGGIILLARLLTPYDYGLMAMVTAIVGAAEILRDFGLSAAAVQAKHVSREQRDNLFWINSGIGLALSVVVFASAHLIANFYKEPALVTISQALAVTFLINGMTTQYRAHLSRGLRFGQVALSDVGSQVLGLGAAVAAALLGWGYWALVVQQVVQAVVNLVIAGSCARWLPGGYQRSAPMRDFMSFGWNLMAAQLLGYASRNVGQVIIGWRAGPDALGLYNRAFQLLMMPLNQINAPATSVALPVLSQLQDDRERFSAFLLRGQTVMVHLIVALFSFACAVAMPLIVLVLGEQWREAVPLFQVLALGGIFQTASYATYWVFLARGLMREQLLFSLVSRIVLIACIFVGSRWGAMGVAIGYSFGLLVTWPMSLVWVGKISDTPVGMLFTNAVRAMVAYGVAGACAYYASISVGGPLWQQLAAGAAAMAAVCLLMLGIWPSFRRDVISIVNIRKLLSQAKARR